CCACGGCCACCAGCGGGCGGTTGATGGGCAGCTGCGTGAAGTTGGGGCTGCCCAGGCGCGAGAGCTGCGTGTCGAGGTAGGAGAAGTTGCGCCCCTGCAAGAGCGGGTCGTCGCTGAAGTCGATGCCCGGCACCACGTTGGTCGTGTTGAAGGCCACCTGCTCGGTTTCGGCGAAGTAGTTGTCGGGGTTGCGGTTGAGCGTCATCTTGCCCACCCGCCGCACGGGCAGCAGCTCCTCGGGCCAGAGCTTGGTGGCATCCAGAATATCGAAGTCGTATTTGGTTTCGTCGCCCGCGGCAATGGTTTGCAGGCCCAGCTCCCACTCGAACACCCCACCCTGGTCCAAGGTGTCCCACAGGTCGCGGCGGTGAAAGTCAGCGTCCTTGCCCGCAATCTGCTGCGCTTCGTCCCAGACCAGGGAGTGTACGCCCAGCAGCGGCTTCCAGTGAAACTTGACGAAGGTGGCCTTGCCCTGCGCGTTCACCAGCCGGAAGGTATGCACCCCGAAGCCCTCCATCATGCCGAAGCTGCGCGGAATGCCGCGGTCCGACATCACCCACAGCACCGTGTGCAGCGTCTCGGGCGAGAGCGAAACGAAGTCGTAGAACGTGTCGTGGGCCGAGGCCGCCTGCGGAATCTCGCGGTGCGGCTCAGGCTTGACGGCGTGGATGAGGTCGGGAAACTTGATGGCGTCCTGGATGAAGAACACCGGGATGTTGTTGCCCACCAAATCCCAGTTGCCCTGCTGGGTGTACATTTTCACCGCGAAGCCGTGCACGTCGCGCGCCGTATCGGCCGAGCCGCGGAAGCCGGCCACGGTCGAAAAGCGCACAAACAGCGGCGTTTTAACCGCCGGGTCGTGCAGCACCTGGGCCATCGTGAGGTCTTCCAGTGATTTATACACCTGAAAGTAGCCGTGCGCCCCCGCGCCGCGGGCATGCACGATGCGCTCAGGGATGCGCTCCTGGTCGAAGTGCTGAATCTTCTCGCGCAGCACGAAATCTTCCAGCAGCACGGGGCCGCGCTCGCCGGCCTTGAGCGAGTTCTGGTCGGTGCTGATGGGCACGCCGACGTTGGTGGTCAGCGGGCCCGGGCCGGGCGCGGCGGCCGTCGCCAGGTCGGCGGCCTTGTCCTCAGCCCCGGTGGCGAGCAGGCCCGCTAGCCCCGGTCCGGCGGGGGCAGGAACGGGGCCGGGGCTGACCGCCAGGGCGTCGGTGCCGGTTAGCGCCAGCCCCGCCGTGCCGGCGAGCACGAA
This genomic stretch from Hymenobacter sp. PAMC 26628 harbors:
- a CDS encoding catalase, which produces MEQTRRDFLQTSFVLAGTAGLALTGTDALAVSPGPVPAPAGPGLAGLLATGAEDKAADLATAAAPGPGPLTTNVGVPISTDQNSLKAGERGPVLLEDFVLREKIQHFDQERIPERIVHARGAGAHGYFQVYKSLEDLTMAQVLHDPAVKTPLFVRFSTVAGFRGSADTARDVHGFAVKMYTQQGNWDLVGNNIPVFFIQDAIKFPDLIHAVKPEPHREIPQAASAHDTFYDFVSLSPETLHTVLWVMSDRGIPRSFGMMEGFGVHTFRLVNAQGKATFVKFHWKPLLGVHSLVWDEAQQIAGKDADFHRRDLWDTLDQGGVFEWELGLQTIAAGDETKYDFDILDATKLWPEELLPVRRVGKMTLNRNPDNYFAETEQVAFNTTNVVPGIDFSDDPLLQGRNFSYLDTQLSRLGSPNFTQLPINRPLVAVVNNQRDAKMQFAIPKGRVAYAPASLDGHSPDEVTNARGYASYREPVSGPKVRLRSRTFDNYYGQATLFWNSMSPPEKEHIVKALQFELSKVETAAVRQRMVGHLRKINDVLGTQVAAALGETTPGPSDSARGTADSVAGTQALANATSPTSASGGVQKSKALSMEGQPTSAKNRKVAILVGAGTDAAQVKAVQQALKAAGANSDVVGPHLGAIGGQAGLMATKTFANSSAATYDAVCVPGGAAGLLPMGDARVFVAQTYKYGKALAALGDATGLLTAALPEGAALNQLGVVSARDGGQQGAAIQQFVAAVGARHWGRPVLERVSA